From Pungitius pungitius chromosome 9, fPunPun2.1, whole genome shotgun sequence, one genomic window encodes:
- the pecam1b gene encoding platelet endothelial cell adhesion molecule isoform X5 gives MGLLLLLTSALLCSHFHPGSVVKAQRSFTIKDIALSIEPSSIVSRDTSVTLRCQANVSSFGLEPLSREYTIYKDGITVYTKNSSSSEDLLYRLSGVRVSNTGKYWCKINIEGKPMTSAARKLTVTGLSKPVLHVNKGVVTEGEETTATCTAHGETGSIFFYFYEDSTEMTPQDRAQVNANQAEVKLSFRTAGIHRIHCAYTVLVTPESFKSEESSAVVVSVKELPVAAVLEILPHSTIYEGDKLSISCTAKNLLPTYEGVHFYLSRGNQLLSRGDTEVNYSSIALAEDIRDFECRLEVGDVVKSDTGRISVTELFSVPTLTVSPAEVFQRENITLTCKSESSASVRLDQEELTYALDPPGSLLVSGGTGIFSGRAPPHNFNYTCVARAKGVEKHSEPLTVRPKVAVSTPKISVEGRAVLGKPFKILCQSDVGSLPINYTLLKGHDPLSTAAVTQPSQPALFTVSVERPDEISKFTCEAKNSGRDAASSRGLDATVIEPLSHPILTVIPHLPEISEEDNLLLICGVRGTPPVTFKWYRVGTEQPLFTTTSSKNNSDYQVHRLSREHSGVYYCEAVNHANNAVRSERVTIEVHLALWKKLVIGGFCLLTLFVLVVVSVLCFRSKRGAAPIYDGMEGRGTNGVRYSVTSFHVDNSNRSSYSIPATV, from the exons ATGGGGTTGCTACTACTGCTCACCTCCGCGCTCCTGTGCAGCC ACTTCCATCCAGGCAGTGTGGTGAAGGCCCAGCGCT CgttcacaataaaagacatcGCCCTGTCCATCGAGCCCAGTAGTATCGTGTCCCGCGACACCAGTGTGACACTGAGATGCCAGGCCAATGTCAGCAGCTTTGGGCTGGAGCCGCTGAGTCGTGAGTACACAATATACAAGGACGGCATCACAGTCTACACCAAGAACTCCAGCAGCTCGGAGGACCTCCTGTACCGCCTGTCCGGGGTCAGGGTCTCCAACACCGGCAAATACTGGTGCAAGATCAACATTGAGGGGAAACCAATGACCAGCGCAGCCAGGAAACTCACAGTCACAG GGCTGTCAAAACCAGTTCTCCACGTTAACAAGGGTGTGGTCACTGAAGGGGAGGAAACAACAGCCACGTGCACGGCGCATGGCGAGACGGGCTCcatcttcttctacttctacgAGGACTCCACGGAGATGACTCCACAGGACAGAGCGCAGGTCAACGCTAACCAGGCAGAGGTCAAGCTAAGCTTCAGAACCGCCGGCATCCACAGAATTCACTGTGCGTACACTGTCCTCGTAACGCCAGAGTCCTTTAAGTCTGAAGAAAGCAGCGCTGTCGTAGTTTCAGTCAAAG AGCTTCCCGTTGCAGCCGTTTTGGAGATCCTACCCCATTCCACCATCTACGAAGGAGACAAACTCTCCATCTCATGCACCGCGAAAAACCTTCTGCCCACCTACGAAGGTGTGCACTTCTATCTAAGCCGAGGGAACCAGCTTCTCAGCAGGGGAGACACCGAAGTCAACTACAGCAGCATCGCCCTGGCTGAGGACATTAGGGACTTTGAGTGCAGATTAGAGGTGGGAGACGTCGTGAAATCTGACACGGGGAGAATTTCAGTGACTG AGCTGTTTTCGGTGCCCACGCTCACCGTATCTCCTGCTGAAGTATTTCAAAGGGAAAATATCACTTTGACCTGTAAAAGTGAGAGCTCTGCTTCAGTGAGACTCGACCAGGAGGAGTTGACCTATGCTCTCGATCCACCCGGAAGCCTTCTGGTCTCCGGAGGCACTGGAATATTTTCTGGCCGGGCCCCGCCGCACAATTTCAACTACACCTGCGTTGCTCGGGCCAAGGGCGTTGAGAAGCACAGTGAACCCTTGACCGTGCGTCCTAAAG TTGCTGTCTCCACTCCAAAGATCTCGGTGGAGGGCCGAGCCGTCCTGGGGAAGCCTTTTAAGATCCTCTGTCAGTCGGACGTCGGCAGCCTGCCAATAAACTACACCCTGCTGAAGGGGCACGACCCGCTGAGCACTGCAGCCGTCACGCAGCCCTCTCAACCAGCTCTCTTCACAGTCAGCGTCGAGCGGCCCGACGAAATAAGCAAGTTCACGTGCGAGGCAAAGAACAGCGGCAGGGATGCGGCGTCCAGTAGAGGACTCGACGCCACTGTCATAG AGCCTCTGAGCCACCCGATTCTCACCGTCATCCCCCACCTGCCGGAGATATCGGAGGAGGACAATCTCCTCCTCATATGTGGCGTCCGAGGCACGCCGCCGGTCACCTTTAAGTGGTACAGGGTGGGCACCGAGCAGCCTTTGTTCACCACCACGTCCAGCAAGAACAACAGTGACTACCAGGTGCACCGTTTGTCCAGGGAGCACAGCGGCGTGTACTACTGCGAGGCCGTCAACCACGCCAACAACGCTGTCCGCAGCGAGCGCGTCACCATAGAGG TGCACCTGGCATTGTGGAAAAAACTGGTGATCGGTGGTTTCTGTCTCCTGACGCTGTTtgtgttggtggttgtgtctgtGCTGTGCTTCAGATCcaagagag GCGCAGCTCCAATCTATGATGGCATGGAGGGGAGAGGGACCAATGGGGTGCGATATAGCGTGACGTCGTTTCACGTTGACAACAGCAACAGGAGCAGCTACAGTATCCCAGCCACAGTGTAG
- the pecam1b gene encoding platelet endothelial cell adhesion molecule isoform X1: protein MGLLLLLTSALLCSHFHPGSVVKAQRSFTIKDIALSIEPSSIVSRDTSVTLRCQANVSSFGLEPLSREYTIYKDGITVYTKNSSSSEDLLYRLSGVRVSNTGKYWCKINIEGKPMTSAARKLTVTGLSKPVLHVNKGVVTEGEETTATCTAHGETGSIFFYFYEDSTEMTPQDRAQVNANQAEVKLSFRTAGIHRIHCAYTVLVTPESFKSEESSAVVVSVKELPVAAVLEILPHSTIYEGDKLSISCTAKNLLPTYEGVHFYLSRGNQLLSRGDTEVNYSSIALAEDIRDFECRLEVGDVVKSDTGRISVTELFSVPTLTVSPAEVFQRENITLTCKSESSASVRLDQEELTYALDPPGSLLVSGGTGIFSGRAPPHNFNYTCVARAKGVEKHSEPLTVRPKVAVSTPKISVEGRAVLGKPFKILCQSDVGSLPINYTLLKGHDPLSTAAVTQPSQPALFTVSVERPDEISKFTCEAKNSGRDAASSRGLDATVIEPLSHPILTVIPHLPEISEEDNLLLICGVRGTPPVTFKWYRVGTEQPLFTTTSSKNNSDYQVHRLSREHSGVYYCEAVNHANNAVRSERVTIEVHLALWKKLVIGGFCLLTLFVLVVVSVLCFRSKRGKREAAAELSVKPASPKSDDSLAVNLTHDTEVYNAATVRLDRATVSVWSERPPEEVNDEESSVASKEPDVEYTEVVHPRPVDPTRVPLKKGTETVYSELQNSPDGAADPHDYGSVQYAELNSEQPEVNNYLREVNNHQDLPVQVD from the exons ATGGGGTTGCTACTACTGCTCACCTCCGCGCTCCTGTGCAGCC ACTTCCATCCAGGCAGTGTGGTGAAGGCCCAGCGCT CgttcacaataaaagacatcGCCCTGTCCATCGAGCCCAGTAGTATCGTGTCCCGCGACACCAGTGTGACACTGAGATGCCAGGCCAATGTCAGCAGCTTTGGGCTGGAGCCGCTGAGTCGTGAGTACACAATATACAAGGACGGCATCACAGTCTACACCAAGAACTCCAGCAGCTCGGAGGACCTCCTGTACCGCCTGTCCGGGGTCAGGGTCTCCAACACCGGCAAATACTGGTGCAAGATCAACATTGAGGGGAAACCAATGACCAGCGCAGCCAGGAAACTCACAGTCACAG GGCTGTCAAAACCAGTTCTCCACGTTAACAAGGGTGTGGTCACTGAAGGGGAGGAAACAACAGCCACGTGCACGGCGCATGGCGAGACGGGCTCcatcttcttctacttctacgAGGACTCCACGGAGATGACTCCACAGGACAGAGCGCAGGTCAACGCTAACCAGGCAGAGGTCAAGCTAAGCTTCAGAACCGCCGGCATCCACAGAATTCACTGTGCGTACACTGTCCTCGTAACGCCAGAGTCCTTTAAGTCTGAAGAAAGCAGCGCTGTCGTAGTTTCAGTCAAAG AGCTTCCCGTTGCAGCCGTTTTGGAGATCCTACCCCATTCCACCATCTACGAAGGAGACAAACTCTCCATCTCATGCACCGCGAAAAACCTTCTGCCCACCTACGAAGGTGTGCACTTCTATCTAAGCCGAGGGAACCAGCTTCTCAGCAGGGGAGACACCGAAGTCAACTACAGCAGCATCGCCCTGGCTGAGGACATTAGGGACTTTGAGTGCAGATTAGAGGTGGGAGACGTCGTGAAATCTGACACGGGGAGAATTTCAGTGACTG AGCTGTTTTCGGTGCCCACGCTCACCGTATCTCCTGCTGAAGTATTTCAAAGGGAAAATATCACTTTGACCTGTAAAAGTGAGAGCTCTGCTTCAGTGAGACTCGACCAGGAGGAGTTGACCTATGCTCTCGATCCACCCGGAAGCCTTCTGGTCTCCGGAGGCACTGGAATATTTTCTGGCCGGGCCCCGCCGCACAATTTCAACTACACCTGCGTTGCTCGGGCCAAGGGCGTTGAGAAGCACAGTGAACCCTTGACCGTGCGTCCTAAAG TTGCTGTCTCCACTCCAAAGATCTCGGTGGAGGGCCGAGCCGTCCTGGGGAAGCCTTTTAAGATCCTCTGTCAGTCGGACGTCGGCAGCCTGCCAATAAACTACACCCTGCTGAAGGGGCACGACCCGCTGAGCACTGCAGCCGTCACGCAGCCCTCTCAACCAGCTCTCTTCACAGTCAGCGTCGAGCGGCCCGACGAAATAAGCAAGTTCACGTGCGAGGCAAAGAACAGCGGCAGGGATGCGGCGTCCAGTAGAGGACTCGACGCCACTGTCATAG AGCCTCTGAGCCACCCGATTCTCACCGTCATCCCCCACCTGCCGGAGATATCGGAGGAGGACAATCTCCTCCTCATATGTGGCGTCCGAGGCACGCCGCCGGTCACCTTTAAGTGGTACAGGGTGGGCACCGAGCAGCCTTTGTTCACCACCACGTCCAGCAAGAACAACAGTGACTACCAGGTGCACCGTTTGTCCAGGGAGCACAGCGGCGTGTACTACTGCGAGGCCGTCAACCACGCCAACAACGCTGTCCGCAGCGAGCGCGTCACCATAGAGG TGCACCTGGCATTGTGGAAAAAACTGGTGATCGGTGGTTTCTGTCTCCTGACGCTGTTtgtgttggtggttgtgtctgtGCTGTGCTTCAGATCcaagagag GTAAAAGAGAAGCAGCTGCTGAATTGTCAGT AAAGCCTGCGAGCCCTAAATCAGATGACTCTTTAGCAGTGAATCTAACCCACGACACAGAGGTTTATAACGCAGCCACAG TTAGGTTGGACAGAGCTACAGTCAGTGTGTGGAGCGAGCGACCACCTGAAGAAG TGAATGACGAGGAGAGCAGCGTGGCGTCCAAGGAGCCGGATGTGGAGTACACTGAGGTGGTGCATCCTCGGCCAGTAGATCCTACAAGAG TCCCCCTGAAAAAAGGCACAGAGACCGTGTATAGCGAGCTGCAAAACTCCCCAGATG GTGCTGCTGACCCTCATGACTAT GGTTCAGTACAGTACGCCGAGCTCAACAGTGAACAACCTGAGGTCAACAATTACCTTCGAGAGGTCAACAACCACCAAGACCTTCCTGTACAGGTGGATTAG
- the pecam1b gene encoding platelet endothelial cell adhesion molecule isoform X4, which translates to MGLLLLLTSALLCSHFHPGSVVKAQRSFTIKDIALSIEPSSIVSRDTSVTLRCQANVSSFGLEPLSREYTIYKDGITVYTKNSSSSEDLLYRLSGVRVSNTGKYWCKINIEGKPMTSAARKLTVTGLSKPVLHVNKGVVTEGEETTATCTAHGETGSIFFYFYEDSTEMTPQDRAQVNANQAEVKLSFRTAGIHRIHCAYTVLVTPESFKSEESSAVVVSVKELPVAAVLEILPHSTIYEGDKLSISCTAKNLLPTYEGVHFYLSRGNQLLSRGDTEVNYSSIALAEDIRDFECRLEVGDVVKSDTGRISVTELFSVPTLTVSPAEVFQRENITLTCKSESSASVRLDQEELTYALDPPGSLLVSGGTGIFSGRAPPHNFNYTCVARAKGVEKHSEPLTVRPKVAVSTPKISVEGRAVLGKPFKILCQSDVGSLPINYTLLKGHDPLSTAAVTQPSQPALFTVSVERPDEISKFTCEAKNSGRDAASSRGLDATVIEPLSHPILTVIPHLPEISEEDNLLLICGVRGTPPVTFKWYRVGTEQPLFTTTSSKNNSDYQVHRLSREHSGVYYCEAVNHANNAVRSERVTIEVRLDRATVSVWSERPPEEVNDEESSVASKEPDVEYTEVVHPRPVDPTRVPLKKGTETVYSELQNSPDGAADPHDYGSVQYAELNSEQPEVNNYLREVNNHQDLPVQVD; encoded by the exons ATGGGGTTGCTACTACTGCTCACCTCCGCGCTCCTGTGCAGCC ACTTCCATCCAGGCAGTGTGGTGAAGGCCCAGCGCT CgttcacaataaaagacatcGCCCTGTCCATCGAGCCCAGTAGTATCGTGTCCCGCGACACCAGTGTGACACTGAGATGCCAGGCCAATGTCAGCAGCTTTGGGCTGGAGCCGCTGAGTCGTGAGTACACAATATACAAGGACGGCATCACAGTCTACACCAAGAACTCCAGCAGCTCGGAGGACCTCCTGTACCGCCTGTCCGGGGTCAGGGTCTCCAACACCGGCAAATACTGGTGCAAGATCAACATTGAGGGGAAACCAATGACCAGCGCAGCCAGGAAACTCACAGTCACAG GGCTGTCAAAACCAGTTCTCCACGTTAACAAGGGTGTGGTCACTGAAGGGGAGGAAACAACAGCCACGTGCACGGCGCATGGCGAGACGGGCTCcatcttcttctacttctacgAGGACTCCACGGAGATGACTCCACAGGACAGAGCGCAGGTCAACGCTAACCAGGCAGAGGTCAAGCTAAGCTTCAGAACCGCCGGCATCCACAGAATTCACTGTGCGTACACTGTCCTCGTAACGCCAGAGTCCTTTAAGTCTGAAGAAAGCAGCGCTGTCGTAGTTTCAGTCAAAG AGCTTCCCGTTGCAGCCGTTTTGGAGATCCTACCCCATTCCACCATCTACGAAGGAGACAAACTCTCCATCTCATGCACCGCGAAAAACCTTCTGCCCACCTACGAAGGTGTGCACTTCTATCTAAGCCGAGGGAACCAGCTTCTCAGCAGGGGAGACACCGAAGTCAACTACAGCAGCATCGCCCTGGCTGAGGACATTAGGGACTTTGAGTGCAGATTAGAGGTGGGAGACGTCGTGAAATCTGACACGGGGAGAATTTCAGTGACTG AGCTGTTTTCGGTGCCCACGCTCACCGTATCTCCTGCTGAAGTATTTCAAAGGGAAAATATCACTTTGACCTGTAAAAGTGAGAGCTCTGCTTCAGTGAGACTCGACCAGGAGGAGTTGACCTATGCTCTCGATCCACCCGGAAGCCTTCTGGTCTCCGGAGGCACTGGAATATTTTCTGGCCGGGCCCCGCCGCACAATTTCAACTACACCTGCGTTGCTCGGGCCAAGGGCGTTGAGAAGCACAGTGAACCCTTGACCGTGCGTCCTAAAG TTGCTGTCTCCACTCCAAAGATCTCGGTGGAGGGCCGAGCCGTCCTGGGGAAGCCTTTTAAGATCCTCTGTCAGTCGGACGTCGGCAGCCTGCCAATAAACTACACCCTGCTGAAGGGGCACGACCCGCTGAGCACTGCAGCCGTCACGCAGCCCTCTCAACCAGCTCTCTTCACAGTCAGCGTCGAGCGGCCCGACGAAATAAGCAAGTTCACGTGCGAGGCAAAGAACAGCGGCAGGGATGCGGCGTCCAGTAGAGGACTCGACGCCACTGTCATAG AGCCTCTGAGCCACCCGATTCTCACCGTCATCCCCCACCTGCCGGAGATATCGGAGGAGGACAATCTCCTCCTCATATGTGGCGTCCGAGGCACGCCGCCGGTCACCTTTAAGTGGTACAGGGTGGGCACCGAGCAGCCTTTGTTCACCACCACGTCCAGCAAGAACAACAGTGACTACCAGGTGCACCGTTTGTCCAGGGAGCACAGCGGCGTGTACTACTGCGAGGCCGTCAACCACGCCAACAACGCTGTCCGCAGCGAGCGCGTCACCATAGAGG TTAGGTTGGACAGAGCTACAGTCAGTGTGTGGAGCGAGCGACCACCTGAAGAAG TGAATGACGAGGAGAGCAGCGTGGCGTCCAAGGAGCCGGATGTGGAGTACACTGAGGTGGTGCATCCTCGGCCAGTAGATCCTACAAGAG TCCCCCTGAAAAAAGGCACAGAGACCGTGTATAGCGAGCTGCAAAACTCCCCAGATG GTGCTGCTGACCCTCATGACTAT GGTTCAGTACAGTACGCCGAGCTCAACAGTGAACAACCTGAGGTCAACAATTACCTTCGAGAGGTCAACAACCACCAAGACCTTCCTGTACAGGTGGATTAG
- the pecam1b gene encoding platelet endothelial cell adhesion molecule isoform X2: MGLLLLLTSALLCSHFHPGSVVKAQRSFTIKDIALSIEPSSIVSRDTSVTLRCQANVSSFGLEPLSREYTIYKDGITVYTKNSSSSEDLLYRLSGVRVSNTGKYWCKINIEGKPMTSAARKLTVTGLSKPVLHVNKGVVTEGEETTATCTAHGETGSIFFYFYEDSTEMTPQDRAQVNANQAEVKLSFRTAGIHRIHCAYTVLVTPESFKSEESSAVVVSVKELPVAAVLEILPHSTIYEGDKLSISCTAKNLLPTYEGVHFYLSRGNQLLSRGDTEVNYSSIALAEDIRDFECRLEVGDVVKSDTGRISVTELFSVPTLTVSPAEVFQRENITLTCKSESSASVRLDQEELTYALDPPGSLLVSGGTGIFSGRAPPHNFNYTCVARAKGVEKHSEPLTVRPKVAVSTPKISVEGRAVLGKPFKILCQSDVGSLPINYTLLKGHDPLSTAAVTQPSQPALFTVSVERPDEISKFTCEAKNSGRDAASSRGLDATVIEPLSHPILTVIPHLPEISEEDNLLLICGVRGTPPVTFKWYRVGTEQPLFTTTSSKNNSDYQVHRLSREHSGVYYCEAVNHANNAVRSERVTIEVHLALWKKLVIGGFCLLTLFVLVVVSVLCFRSKRVRLDRATVSVWSERPPEEVNDEESSVASKEPDVEYTEVVHPRPVDPTRVPLKKGTETVYSELQNSPDGAADPHDYGSVQYAELNSEQPEVNNYLREVNNHQDLPVQVD; this comes from the exons ATGGGGTTGCTACTACTGCTCACCTCCGCGCTCCTGTGCAGCC ACTTCCATCCAGGCAGTGTGGTGAAGGCCCAGCGCT CgttcacaataaaagacatcGCCCTGTCCATCGAGCCCAGTAGTATCGTGTCCCGCGACACCAGTGTGACACTGAGATGCCAGGCCAATGTCAGCAGCTTTGGGCTGGAGCCGCTGAGTCGTGAGTACACAATATACAAGGACGGCATCACAGTCTACACCAAGAACTCCAGCAGCTCGGAGGACCTCCTGTACCGCCTGTCCGGGGTCAGGGTCTCCAACACCGGCAAATACTGGTGCAAGATCAACATTGAGGGGAAACCAATGACCAGCGCAGCCAGGAAACTCACAGTCACAG GGCTGTCAAAACCAGTTCTCCACGTTAACAAGGGTGTGGTCACTGAAGGGGAGGAAACAACAGCCACGTGCACGGCGCATGGCGAGACGGGCTCcatcttcttctacttctacgAGGACTCCACGGAGATGACTCCACAGGACAGAGCGCAGGTCAACGCTAACCAGGCAGAGGTCAAGCTAAGCTTCAGAACCGCCGGCATCCACAGAATTCACTGTGCGTACACTGTCCTCGTAACGCCAGAGTCCTTTAAGTCTGAAGAAAGCAGCGCTGTCGTAGTTTCAGTCAAAG AGCTTCCCGTTGCAGCCGTTTTGGAGATCCTACCCCATTCCACCATCTACGAAGGAGACAAACTCTCCATCTCATGCACCGCGAAAAACCTTCTGCCCACCTACGAAGGTGTGCACTTCTATCTAAGCCGAGGGAACCAGCTTCTCAGCAGGGGAGACACCGAAGTCAACTACAGCAGCATCGCCCTGGCTGAGGACATTAGGGACTTTGAGTGCAGATTAGAGGTGGGAGACGTCGTGAAATCTGACACGGGGAGAATTTCAGTGACTG AGCTGTTTTCGGTGCCCACGCTCACCGTATCTCCTGCTGAAGTATTTCAAAGGGAAAATATCACTTTGACCTGTAAAAGTGAGAGCTCTGCTTCAGTGAGACTCGACCAGGAGGAGTTGACCTATGCTCTCGATCCACCCGGAAGCCTTCTGGTCTCCGGAGGCACTGGAATATTTTCTGGCCGGGCCCCGCCGCACAATTTCAACTACACCTGCGTTGCTCGGGCCAAGGGCGTTGAGAAGCACAGTGAACCCTTGACCGTGCGTCCTAAAG TTGCTGTCTCCACTCCAAAGATCTCGGTGGAGGGCCGAGCCGTCCTGGGGAAGCCTTTTAAGATCCTCTGTCAGTCGGACGTCGGCAGCCTGCCAATAAACTACACCCTGCTGAAGGGGCACGACCCGCTGAGCACTGCAGCCGTCACGCAGCCCTCTCAACCAGCTCTCTTCACAGTCAGCGTCGAGCGGCCCGACGAAATAAGCAAGTTCACGTGCGAGGCAAAGAACAGCGGCAGGGATGCGGCGTCCAGTAGAGGACTCGACGCCACTGTCATAG AGCCTCTGAGCCACCCGATTCTCACCGTCATCCCCCACCTGCCGGAGATATCGGAGGAGGACAATCTCCTCCTCATATGTGGCGTCCGAGGCACGCCGCCGGTCACCTTTAAGTGGTACAGGGTGGGCACCGAGCAGCCTTTGTTCACCACCACGTCCAGCAAGAACAACAGTGACTACCAGGTGCACCGTTTGTCCAGGGAGCACAGCGGCGTGTACTACTGCGAGGCCGTCAACCACGCCAACAACGCTGTCCGCAGCGAGCGCGTCACCATAGAGG TGCACCTGGCATTGTGGAAAAAACTGGTGATCGGTGGTTTCTGTCTCCTGACGCTGTTtgtgttggtggttgtgtctgtGCTGTGCTTCAGATCcaagagag TTAGGTTGGACAGAGCTACAGTCAGTGTGTGGAGCGAGCGACCACCTGAAGAAG TGAATGACGAGGAGAGCAGCGTGGCGTCCAAGGAGCCGGATGTGGAGTACACTGAGGTGGTGCATCCTCGGCCAGTAGATCCTACAAGAG TCCCCCTGAAAAAAGGCACAGAGACCGTGTATAGCGAGCTGCAAAACTCCCCAGATG GTGCTGCTGACCCTCATGACTAT GGTTCAGTACAGTACGCCGAGCTCAACAGTGAACAACCTGAGGTCAACAATTACCTTCGAGAGGTCAACAACCACCAAGACCTTCCTGTACAGGTGGATTAG
- the pecam1b gene encoding platelet endothelial cell adhesion molecule isoform X3: MGLLLLLTSALLCSHFHPGSVVKAQRSFTIKDIALSIEPSSIVSRDTSVTLRCQANVSSFGLEPLSREYTIYKDGITVYTKNSSSSEDLLYRLSGVRVSNTGKYWCKINIEGKPMTSAARKLTVTGLSKPVLHVNKGVVTEGEETTATCTAHGETGSIFFYFYEDSTEMTPQDRAQVNANQAEVKLSFRTAGIHRIHCAYTVLVTPESFKSEESSAVVVSVKELPVAAVLEILPHSTIYEGDKLSISCTAKNLLPTYEGVHFYLSRGNQLLSRGDTEVNYSSIALAEDIRDFECRLEVGDVVKSDTGRISVTELFSVPTLTVSPAEVFQRENITLTCKSESSASVRLDQEELTYALDPPGSLLVSGGTGIFSGRAPPHNFNYTCVARAKGVEKHSEPLTVRPKVAVSTPKISVEGRAVLGKPFKILCQSDVGSLPINYTLLKGHDPLSTAAVTQPSQPALFTVSVERPDEISKFTCEAKNSGRDAASSRGLDATVIEPLSHPILTVIPHLPEISEEDNLLLICGVRGTPPVTFKWYRVGTEQPLFTTTSSKNNSDYQVHRLSREHSGVYYCEAVNHANNAVRSERVTIEVHLALWKKLVIGGFCLLTLFVLVVVSVLCFRSKRGKREAAAELSVKPASPKSDDSLAVNLTHDTEVYNAATGAAPIYDGMEGRGTNGVRYSVTSFHVDNSNRSSYSIPATV; the protein is encoded by the exons ATGGGGTTGCTACTACTGCTCACCTCCGCGCTCCTGTGCAGCC ACTTCCATCCAGGCAGTGTGGTGAAGGCCCAGCGCT CgttcacaataaaagacatcGCCCTGTCCATCGAGCCCAGTAGTATCGTGTCCCGCGACACCAGTGTGACACTGAGATGCCAGGCCAATGTCAGCAGCTTTGGGCTGGAGCCGCTGAGTCGTGAGTACACAATATACAAGGACGGCATCACAGTCTACACCAAGAACTCCAGCAGCTCGGAGGACCTCCTGTACCGCCTGTCCGGGGTCAGGGTCTCCAACACCGGCAAATACTGGTGCAAGATCAACATTGAGGGGAAACCAATGACCAGCGCAGCCAGGAAACTCACAGTCACAG GGCTGTCAAAACCAGTTCTCCACGTTAACAAGGGTGTGGTCACTGAAGGGGAGGAAACAACAGCCACGTGCACGGCGCATGGCGAGACGGGCTCcatcttcttctacttctacgAGGACTCCACGGAGATGACTCCACAGGACAGAGCGCAGGTCAACGCTAACCAGGCAGAGGTCAAGCTAAGCTTCAGAACCGCCGGCATCCACAGAATTCACTGTGCGTACACTGTCCTCGTAACGCCAGAGTCCTTTAAGTCTGAAGAAAGCAGCGCTGTCGTAGTTTCAGTCAAAG AGCTTCCCGTTGCAGCCGTTTTGGAGATCCTACCCCATTCCACCATCTACGAAGGAGACAAACTCTCCATCTCATGCACCGCGAAAAACCTTCTGCCCACCTACGAAGGTGTGCACTTCTATCTAAGCCGAGGGAACCAGCTTCTCAGCAGGGGAGACACCGAAGTCAACTACAGCAGCATCGCCCTGGCTGAGGACATTAGGGACTTTGAGTGCAGATTAGAGGTGGGAGACGTCGTGAAATCTGACACGGGGAGAATTTCAGTGACTG AGCTGTTTTCGGTGCCCACGCTCACCGTATCTCCTGCTGAAGTATTTCAAAGGGAAAATATCACTTTGACCTGTAAAAGTGAGAGCTCTGCTTCAGTGAGACTCGACCAGGAGGAGTTGACCTATGCTCTCGATCCACCCGGAAGCCTTCTGGTCTCCGGAGGCACTGGAATATTTTCTGGCCGGGCCCCGCCGCACAATTTCAACTACACCTGCGTTGCTCGGGCCAAGGGCGTTGAGAAGCACAGTGAACCCTTGACCGTGCGTCCTAAAG TTGCTGTCTCCACTCCAAAGATCTCGGTGGAGGGCCGAGCCGTCCTGGGGAAGCCTTTTAAGATCCTCTGTCAGTCGGACGTCGGCAGCCTGCCAATAAACTACACCCTGCTGAAGGGGCACGACCCGCTGAGCACTGCAGCCGTCACGCAGCCCTCTCAACCAGCTCTCTTCACAGTCAGCGTCGAGCGGCCCGACGAAATAAGCAAGTTCACGTGCGAGGCAAAGAACAGCGGCAGGGATGCGGCGTCCAGTAGAGGACTCGACGCCACTGTCATAG AGCCTCTGAGCCACCCGATTCTCACCGTCATCCCCCACCTGCCGGAGATATCGGAGGAGGACAATCTCCTCCTCATATGTGGCGTCCGAGGCACGCCGCCGGTCACCTTTAAGTGGTACAGGGTGGGCACCGAGCAGCCTTTGTTCACCACCACGTCCAGCAAGAACAACAGTGACTACCAGGTGCACCGTTTGTCCAGGGAGCACAGCGGCGTGTACTACTGCGAGGCCGTCAACCACGCCAACAACGCTGTCCGCAGCGAGCGCGTCACCATAGAGG TGCACCTGGCATTGTGGAAAAAACTGGTGATCGGTGGTTTCTGTCTCCTGACGCTGTTtgtgttggtggttgtgtctgtGCTGTGCTTCAGATCcaagagag GTAAAAGAGAAGCAGCTGCTGAATTGTCAGT AAAGCCTGCGAGCCCTAAATCAGATGACTCTTTAGCAGTGAATCTAACCCACGACACAGAGGTTTATAACGCAGCCACAG GCGCAGCTCCAATCTATGATGGCATGGAGGGGAGAGGGACCAATGGGGTGCGATATAGCGTGACGTCGTTTCACGTTGACAACAGCAACAGGAGCAGCTACAGTATCCCAGCCACAGTGTAG